From Skermanella sp. TT6, a single genomic window includes:
- a CDS encoding efflux RND transporter periplasmic adaptor subunit: MNDILNRQLLSVTGLVQLEKRIRRAATPEEFGFLVVNETHALVRYRQAILWRRTGVGNGKVSAVSGLALPDANAPFLVWLCKLLKHLDSKAGAGGAIEAVDASLLPPHLGEDWSEWLPPHALRIPLDGIDGKCLGCLLLVRDEPWTDHDRHLMAYLGDAYAHSWAALLDRHRGRRTAWADRRKGRLSLIVLALAAGLAWIPVRQSALAPAEVIPREPVVVRAPIDGVIDRFEVRPNELVAEGQLLLALDPARLQNRLDVARKAHEVGEAEYRQAAQQAVFDPRSKTNLAIFQGRMEQNAAEVAYLESLLDRIEVKAPRPGIVIFDDVNDWIGKPVSIGERILVVADPGEIELEIHLPVADAIALERGSEVTLFLNVDPQHPIAGTLTFASYQAGPTPEGALAYRLKASLSADAARPRIGMKGIAKVHGEETTLFYYIMRRPLAALRQRLGL, from the coding sequence ATGAACGATATCCTGAACCGGCAGCTGCTCAGCGTCACCGGACTCGTGCAACTGGAGAAACGCATCCGGCGCGCGGCGACGCCGGAGGAATTCGGCTTTCTGGTCGTCAACGAAACCCATGCCCTCGTGCGGTATCGTCAAGCGATCCTGTGGCGGCGCACGGGCGTCGGCAACGGCAAGGTATCCGCGGTGTCGGGCCTGGCGCTGCCCGACGCCAACGCCCCTTTCCTGGTTTGGCTGTGCAAGCTGCTGAAGCACCTGGACTCGAAAGCCGGGGCCGGCGGCGCCATCGAGGCGGTCGACGCCTCCCTCCTGCCGCCGCACCTCGGGGAGGACTGGAGCGAATGGTTGCCGCCCCATGCCCTGAGGATTCCCCTGGACGGCATCGACGGTAAGTGCCTGGGCTGCCTGCTGCTGGTACGGGACGAGCCTTGGACCGACCACGACCGCCATCTCATGGCCTATCTGGGCGACGCCTACGCCCATTCCTGGGCGGCTTTGCTGGACCGGCACCGCGGCCGCCGAACCGCCTGGGCGGATCGGCGGAAGGGGCGGCTGAGCTTGATCGTCCTTGCGCTCGCGGCGGGCCTTGCCTGGATCCCCGTCCGCCAGTCCGCCCTGGCCCCCGCGGAGGTCATACCGCGGGAGCCGGTGGTCGTGCGGGCACCGATCGACGGGGTGATCGACCGGTTCGAGGTGCGGCCGAACGAGCTGGTCGCCGAGGGGCAGTTGCTGCTGGCGCTCGACCCCGCCCGGCTTCAGAACCGGCTGGACGTCGCCCGCAAGGCCCACGAGGTCGGCGAGGCCGAGTACCGGCAGGCCGCGCAGCAGGCCGTGTTCGACCCGCGCAGCAAGACCAACCTGGCGATCTTCCAGGGCCGCATGGAGCAGAACGCGGCCGAGGTGGCCTATCTGGAAAGCCTGCTGGACCGCATCGAGGTCAAGGCGCCGCGCCCGGGGATCGTGATCTTCGACGACGTCAACGACTGGATCGGCAAGCCGGTCTCGATCGGCGAACGCATCCTGGTCGTCGCGGACCCGGGCGAGATCGAGCTTGAAATCCACCTGCCCGTCGCGGACGCCATCGCGCTGGAGCGGGGGTCGGAAGTCACCCTGTTCCTCAACGTCGATCCGCAGCACCCGATCGCCGGCACGCTCACCTTCGCCAGCTATCAGGCCGGTCCCACGCCGGAAGGCGCGCTCGCATACCGCCTCAAGGCCAGCCTTTCCGCCGATGCCGCCCGGCCGCGCATCGGCATGAAGGGCATCGCGAAGGTCCACGGCGAGGAAACGACGTTGTTCTACTACATCATGCGTCGCCCCCTGGCGGCGCTGCGCCAGCGGCTGGGCCTGTGA
- a CDS encoding PHA/PHB synthase family protein: MSGLQGDGASSDLEVVDHLMNAMMAQATGGVSPAAVMLAWMDWALHIASSPAKQIALGQKAVSSMAHWGDYVAGAAAGRSPPPVAEPHAGDRRFSAREWSFWPFNAMAQGFLLTEEWWNAATTGVSGVSRRHENQVNFMARQWLDRRAPSNFLPTNPEVLACTLLESGGNLVRGARNLIEDMQHQIGGEPPVGTERYRVGRDIAATPGRVVFRNHLIELIRYDPATPQVRAEPLLIVPAWIMKYYILDLSPENSLVRYLVGQGHTVFMVSWRNPTEEDRDLGMDAYRTDGVMAALDAIGGILPGRRIHACGYCLGGTMLAITASALARDGDDRLASVTLLAAQTDFTEAGELTVFIDDSQIAYLEHMMWARDFLDTTRMAGAFQLLRSTDLIWSRQVEQYLKGRREPANDLVAWNADQTRMPYRMHAEYLRSLFLENQLMGGRFLVDGRPVSLSDIRAPIFAVGTTRDHIAPWRSVYKINLPTDTKVTFVLTTGGHNAGIVSEPGHRGRGYQIATRRPEDRYVDPDTWVESAPRRDGSWWPAWSEWLVEQGTPDLGSPPPAGEGLGAAPGTYVFQK, from the coding sequence ATGTCGGGCTTGCAGGGCGATGGAGCGTCGAGCGACCTGGAAGTCGTCGATCACCTGATGAACGCGATGATGGCCCAGGCCACCGGGGGCGTGTCGCCCGCGGCGGTGATGCTGGCCTGGATGGATTGGGCGCTTCATATCGCCTCCTCGCCGGCCAAGCAGATCGCCCTCGGTCAGAAGGCGGTCAGCAGCATGGCCCACTGGGGCGACTATGTCGCCGGTGCCGCCGCCGGCCGCAGTCCCCCGCCGGTCGCCGAGCCGCACGCGGGCGATCGGCGCTTTTCCGCCCGGGAATGGAGCTTCTGGCCGTTCAACGCGATGGCGCAGGGTTTCCTGTTGACCGAGGAGTGGTGGAACGCCGCCACGACGGGCGTCTCGGGGGTAAGCCGGCGCCACGAGAACCAGGTGAATTTCATGGCGCGCCAATGGCTGGACCGGCGCGCGCCGTCGAATTTCCTGCCCACCAACCCCGAGGTGCTGGCCTGCACCCTGCTCGAGTCGGGCGGAAACCTCGTCCGGGGCGCCCGCAACCTGATCGAGGACATGCAGCACCAGATCGGCGGCGAACCGCCGGTCGGGACGGAGCGCTATCGCGTCGGGCGCGACATCGCGGCGACGCCCGGCCGGGTGGTCTTCCGCAACCACCTGATCGAGTTGATCCGCTACGATCCGGCCACGCCGCAGGTCCGGGCCGAGCCGCTGCTGATCGTGCCGGCCTGGATCATGAAGTACTACATCCTCGATCTGTCGCCCGAGAACTCGCTGGTCCGGTACCTGGTGGGGCAGGGCCATACCGTCTTCATGGTCTCCTGGCGCAATCCGACCGAGGAGGACCGCGACCTCGGGATGGATGCCTACCGCACCGACGGCGTCATGGCCGCGCTGGACGCGATCGGCGGCATCCTGCCGGGGCGGCGCATCCATGCCTGCGGCTATTGCCTGGGCGGCACCATGCTCGCGATCACCGCCTCGGCCCTGGCGCGCGACGGGGACGACCGCCTCGCGTCGGTGACACTGCTCGCCGCGCAGACCGACTTCACGGAAGCCGGCGAGCTGACCGTCTTCATCGACGACAGCCAGATCGCCTATCTGGAGCACATGATGTGGGCCCGGGATTTCCTGGACACCACGCGGATGGCGGGGGCCTTCCAGCTCCTGCGGTCCACCGACCTGATCTGGTCGCGTCAGGTGGAACAGTATCTCAAGGGCCGCCGCGAGCCGGCCAACGACTTGGTCGCGTGGAACGCGGACCAGACGCGCATGCCCTACCGCATGCATGCGGAGTACCTGCGCAGCCTGTTCCTGGAGAACCAGCTGATGGGCGGGCGCTTCCTGGTCGACGGCCGGCCGGTCTCGCTCAGCGATATCCGCGCCCCGATCTTCGCGGTCGGCACCACGCGGGACCACATCGCACCCTGGCGGTCGGTCTACAAGATCAACCTGCCGACGGACACCAAGGTGACCTTCGTGCTGACCACCGGCGGCCACAATGCCGGCATCGTCAGCGAGCCTGGCCATCGCGGCCGCGGCTACCAGATCGCCACCCGCCGGCCGGAGGACCGCTACGTCGATCCCGACACCTGGGTCGAGTCGGCACCCCGCCGGGACGGCTCCTGGTGGCCGGCCTGGTCCGAATGGCTGGTGGAGCAAGGCACCCCCGACCTTGGATCGCCGCCGCCTGCGGGCGAGGGATTGGGAGCCGCGCCCGGAACCTATGTCTTCCAGAAGTGA
- a CDS encoding efflux RND transporter periplasmic adaptor subunit produces MTAAVGLGGGQQPARLLPLREELTLHAGPRTRDGAPTWTLHDPANNRFFRIGWLEFEILSRWDSGDMEAIAADVRRRTTLDVSVDHVETVARFLMASNLLQARGEPAIERLLRQAASVRTGPAKWLLKNYLFVRIPLVRPDRFLKWAFPLVAWMFTRGFVAAAVMAALIGGYLVLRQWDAFLGTFPHFFSLEGAILAGVALTGAKILHELGHAFTAHRFGCRVPTMGVAFLVLWPVLYTDTSEAWKLPSRHRRLAIGAAGMAAELALAAAATLAWSFLPDGPVRSAAFLLATSTWLLTLAINLNPFMRFDGYYLLSDYMDIPNLQDRSFALARWRLREMLFGLGDPAPERWPRHTRRVLLAYAYCTWIYRFFLFLGIALLVYHLFFKLLGIFLMVVELVWFIARPIWGELKEWGMRRDRVRLNRHSLATLAALGCVVALVLVPWRSAVPASAILRAEQQMKLFIPRAARLEEVRVRPGQVVAAGEVLFTFRSPDLEHDLAQAERRAELSRWQVQFQGMSRDLLERNQVSWRELEGALAQAAGYRSELARLQVTAPMAGRVVELADPLRPGEWLTANTPLATVIDPSSAILEAYVAEADLARISVGTPGVFHPDDLGRPSVSGTVVAIDDGSSRALPEPVLASIHGGDVAVRDVRGAGDSLIPESPVYRVLIRPDAGLSAPDRVVRGRILLQGERESVIARTWRFAVGVLIRESGF; encoded by the coding sequence GTGACCGCCGCGGTCGGCCTGGGCGGGGGACAGCAACCCGCCCGCCTGCTGCCGCTTCGGGAGGAACTGACCCTCCATGCCGGACCGCGGACCCGGGACGGCGCGCCCACCTGGACGCTGCACGACCCGGCCAACAACCGCTTCTTCCGGATCGGCTGGCTCGAGTTCGAGATCCTGTCGCGCTGGGATTCAGGCGACATGGAGGCGATCGCCGCGGATGTCCGGCGCAGGACCACGCTCGACGTCTCGGTCGACCATGTCGAGACCGTCGCCCGCTTCCTGATGGCGAGCAACCTGCTGCAGGCGCGGGGCGAGCCGGCGATCGAACGGCTGCTCCGGCAGGCGGCGTCCGTGCGCACGGGGCCGGCCAAATGGCTCCTGAAGAACTACCTGTTCGTCCGCATACCGCTGGTCCGCCCAGACCGCTTCCTGAAGTGGGCGTTCCCGCTGGTCGCGTGGATGTTCACGCGCGGATTCGTGGCGGCTGCGGTCATGGCGGCGCTGATCGGAGGATATCTGGTGCTGCGCCAGTGGGATGCGTTCCTCGGCACCTTCCCGCACTTCTTCTCCCTCGAAGGAGCGATCCTCGCCGGGGTCGCGCTGACCGGCGCCAAGATCCTGCACGAACTGGGGCACGCCTTCACCGCGCACCGTTTCGGCTGCCGGGTGCCGACCATGGGTGTCGCCTTCCTGGTACTTTGGCCGGTGCTCTACACCGACACCAGCGAAGCCTGGAAGCTGCCGTCGCGGCACCGCCGGCTGGCGATCGGCGCCGCCGGGATGGCGGCCGAACTGGCGCTGGCCGCCGCGGCGACCCTGGCCTGGAGCTTCCTTCCGGACGGCCCGGTGCGCAGCGCCGCCTTCCTGCTGGCCACGAGCACCTGGCTGCTCACCCTGGCGATCAACCTGAACCCGTTCATGCGCTTCGACGGCTATTACCTGCTGTCCGACTACATGGACATCCCCAACCTCCAGGACCGCTCCTTCGCGCTGGCCCGGTGGCGCCTGCGGGAGATGCTGTTTGGCCTGGGCGATCCCGCGCCGGAGCGATGGCCCAGGCACACCCGGCGGGTGCTGCTGGCCTATGCCTACTGCACCTGGATCTACAGGTTCTTCCTGTTCCTCGGCATCGCGCTGCTCGTCTATCACCTGTTCTTCAAGCTGCTCGGCATCTTCCTCATGGTGGTCGAGCTGGTCTGGTTCATCGCCCGGCCGATCTGGGGCGAACTCAAGGAGTGGGGCATGAGGCGCGATCGCGTCCGACTGAACCGGCACAGCCTGGCGACCTTGGCGGCGCTGGGCTGCGTCGTGGCGCTGGTGCTGGTCCCGTGGCGCAGCGCCGTGCCGGCGTCGGCGATCCTGCGCGCGGAGCAGCAAATGAAGCTGTTCATCCCGCGTGCCGCCCGGCTGGAGGAGGTGCGGGTCCGGCCCGGGCAGGTCGTCGCCGCGGGGGAGGTGCTGTTCACTTTCCGGTCGCCCGACCTGGAGCATGATCTGGCCCAGGCAGAGCGGCGCGCCGAGCTGTCGCGCTGGCAGGTCCAGTTCCAGGGCATGAGCCGGGACCTGCTGGAGCGCAACCAGGTCTCGTGGCGGGAACTCGAAGGCGCGCTGGCACAGGCGGCGGGCTACCGGAGCGAACTGGCGCGGCTTCAGGTCACGGCGCCGATGGCGGGCAGGGTGGTCGAGCTGGCGGACCCGCTCCGGCCCGGCGAATGGCTGACGGCCAACACCCCCCTGGCGACGGTGATCGATCCTTCCTCGGCCATCCTGGAGGCCTACGTCGCCGAAGCGGATCTGGCCCGGATCTCGGTGGGAACGCCGGGTGTCTTCCATCCCGACGACCTGGGCCGGCCGTCGGTGTCCGGAACCGTCGTGGCGATCGACGACGGCAGCAGCCGCGCCTTGCCGGAGCCGGTGCTGGCGTCGATCCATGGCGGGGACGTGGCGGTGCGGGATGTCCGCGGCGCCGGGGATAGCCTGATCCCGGAAAGCCCGGTCTATCGCGTGCTGATCCGCCCCGACGCCGGGCTCTCCGCACCCGACCGGGTCGTTCGCGGCCGGATCCTGCTGCAGGGCGAGCGCGAGAGCGTGATAGCGCGAACCTGGCGGTTCGCCGTCGGCGTGCTGATCCGGGAAAGCGGTTTCTGA
- a CDS encoding LrgB family protein, which translates to MITDVIEPAIQDVWVYLTARPLVWLTVTITAYLIGQWLFERAGRRPLVNPVAIAVVLLVALLMVTGTDYQTYFDGAQFVHFLLGPATVALAVPLFQNFAQVRRAALPMVAALAAGSVTAILSAVGIAMLFGVSLETSRSLASKSVTMPIAMGITEQIGGIPSLTAVVVMITGIIGAMVVTPLMDLLRIGDWRARGFAVGVASHGIGTARAFQVNEIAGTFAGIAMALNGIATAIMVPLLISLLD; encoded by the coding sequence ATGATCACCGACGTCATCGAACCGGCGATCCAGGACGTCTGGGTCTATCTGACCGCCCGCCCGCTGGTCTGGCTGACGGTCACGATCACCGCCTACCTGATCGGCCAGTGGCTGTTCGAGCGGGCCGGCCGCCGGCCGCTGGTCAATCCCGTCGCGATCGCGGTGGTCCTGCTGGTGGCGCTGCTGATGGTGACCGGGACCGATTACCAGACCTATTTCGACGGAGCCCAATTCGTCCATTTCCTGCTGGGGCCGGCCACGGTGGCGCTCGCCGTGCCGCTGTTCCAGAACTTCGCCCAGGTCCGGCGCGCGGCCCTGCCGATGGTGGCGGCGCTGGCGGCGGGATCGGTCACGGCGATCCTCTCGGCGGTCGGCATCGCGATGCTGTTCGGCGTCAGCCTGGAGACGTCGCGCTCGCTCGCCTCCAAGTCGGTCACCATGCCGATCGCCATGGGCATCACCGAGCAGATCGGCGGCATCCCGTCCTTGACCGCCGTCGTCGTGATGATAACCGGCATCATCGGGGCCATGGTCGTGACGCCCCTGATGGACCTGCTCCGGATCGGCGACTGGCGGGCGCGCGGCTTCGCCGTGGGCGTGGCGAGCCACGGGATCGGCACGGCCCGGGCGTTCCAGGTCAACGAGATCGCCGGCACCTTCGCCGGGATCGCCATGGCGCTCAACGGCATAGCGACCGCGATCATGGTTCCGCTGCTGATTTCCCTGCTCGATTGA
- a CDS encoding YccF domain-containing protein, with protein MNPVSLILNILWIVTGGIWMAAAWLFAAVIMAITIIGLPWARSAFNIANYTLMPFGRTAVSRDEWDGREDLGTSPLGFLGNVIWFLLAGWWLALGHVMTAIALALTIIGIPFAWAHLKLAIISLWPIGKRIVDNEELEARARQGYRVPGTL; from the coding sequence ATGAATCCTGTCAGCCTGATCCTGAACATCCTGTGGATCGTCACGGGCGGCATCTGGATGGCTGCGGCCTGGCTGTTCGCCGCGGTGATCATGGCGATCACCATCATCGGACTGCCCTGGGCCCGTTCGGCGTTCAACATCGCCAACTACACGCTGATGCCGTTCGGACGCACCGCCGTCTCCCGCGACGAGTGGGACGGCCGCGAAGACCTGGGCACCAGCCCGCTCGGCTTCCTCGGGAACGTGATCTGGTTCCTGCTCGCCGGCTGGTGGCTGGCCCTGGGCCATGTGATGACCGCCATAGCGCTTGCGCTGACCATCATCGGGATCCCGTTCGCCTGGGCTCACCTGAAGCTGGCGATCATCTCGCTGTGGCCGATCGGCAAGCGGATCGTCGACAATGAGGAACTCGAGGCGCGCGCCCGGCAAGGCTACCGGGTGCCGGGGACCCTTTAG
- the sugE gene encoding quaternary ammonium compound efflux SMR transporter SugE, whose amino-acid sequence MAWVILLVAGLLETGWAIGLKYTEGFSRLWPSILTLIAMAASLVMLAYALKTLPIGTAYAVWTGIGAFGTAVLGIVLFGEPATAGRLASIGLIVAGIVGLKLVD is encoded by the coding sequence ATGGCGTGGGTGATCCTGTTGGTGGCCGGCCTGCTGGAGACCGGCTGGGCGATCGGTCTCAAATACACGGAGGGATTCTCGCGCCTGTGGCCGAGCATCCTGACGCTGATCGCCATGGCCGCCAGCCTCGTCATGCTGGCCTATGCGCTGAAGACCCTGCCGATCGGAACCGCCTACGCGGTCTGGACGGGGATCGGGGCGTTCGGTACCGCCGTGCTCGGCATCGTCCTGTTCGGCGAGCCGGCGACCGCCGGACGGCTGGCCTCCATCGGCCTGATCGTCGCCGGCATCGTCGGGCTGAAGCTGGTAGACTGA
- a CDS encoding PRC-barrel domain-containing protein, with protein MRTTVTLAATCFLAFAVPAWAQQATSPTSPTTHGNLPAQEGPLATTGEVESLIGTEAVAADGRRVGTIENLLVAPDGRIDYVVLEWGGVAGIGERQVAVPWNEVVLSDGNRQAVIDKTRAQLEEMQRYDPDVPAAAGIDSSIRPLR; from the coding sequence ATGCGTACGACGGTCACCCTCGCCGCCACCTGTTTCCTGGCCTTCGCCGTGCCGGCCTGGGCACAGCAGGCGACCAGCCCCACCAGCCCCACGACCCATGGGAACCTGCCGGCCCAGGAAGGGCCGCTGGCGACCACCGGCGAGGTCGAGAGCCTGATCGGGACGGAGGCGGTGGCGGCCGACGGCCGCAGGGTCGGCACGATCGAGAACCTGCTGGTGGCCCCCGACGGGCGGATCGACTATGTCGTGCTGGAATGGGGCGGGGTGGCCGGAATCGGGGAGCGGCAGGTGGCCGTCCCCTGGAACGAGGTCGTGCTGAGCGACGGCAACCGGCAGGCCGTGATCGACAAGACCCGGGCGCAGCTCGAGGAGATGCAGCGGTACGATCCGGATGTTCCGGCCGCGGCCGGCATCGACTCCAGCATCCGCCCGTTGCGCTGA
- a CDS encoding C-terminal binding protein, with protein MDTPQARNPAPPVAPLVVVLEGGFGSYDRERDVLRPFGASLVERACRGDRDLLNGAIRTADAVLVRECPLDRAAFEAMERCRVVVRYGVALDTIDLAAAAERRIPVAHVPEFGVDEVSNHALGLLLAVARRITARDRDVRSGRWNVARAEPMHRLAGGTLGLIGYGRIGAAFHRKAAPLGFARTLVHDPALAEAPEGTELVPLGRLCLESDVISLHASLGAESRHLINRAMIGLMKPTAILLNTARGGLIDEAALVEALIERRLFGAGLDVFEREPPGADNLLMQAPGVVMTDHTAWYSEQSVADLQRSAAEEIARVFGGGKPLNWVNPWQDGA; from the coding sequence GTGGACACTCCGCAGGCCCGCAATCCGGCGCCGCCCGTGGCGCCGCTGGTCGTCGTCCTGGAGGGCGGCTTCGGCAGCTATGACAGGGAACGTGACGTCCTGCGGCCGTTCGGCGCCAGCCTCGTGGAGCGGGCCTGCCGCGGCGACCGGGATCTGCTGAACGGTGCGATTCGCACGGCCGACGCGGTGCTGGTACGCGAATGCCCGCTCGACCGAGCCGCTTTCGAGGCGATGGAGCGGTGCCGGGTGGTCGTCCGTTACGGCGTGGCGCTCGATACGATCGACCTGGCGGCCGCGGCAGAGCGTCGCATTCCGGTCGCCCACGTGCCGGAGTTCGGGGTGGACGAGGTCAGCAACCACGCGCTCGGCCTGCTGCTTGCGGTAGCGCGGCGCATCACGGCGCGCGATCGGGACGTGCGGTCCGGCCGTTGGAACGTGGCTCGGGCGGAACCGATGCACCGGCTGGCCGGCGGCACGCTTGGGTTGATCGGCTATGGCAGGATCGGGGCGGCCTTCCATCGCAAGGCCGCCCCCCTGGGCTTCGCCCGGACGCTTGTCCACGACCCGGCCCTGGCCGAGGCGCCGGAGGGGACGGAACTGGTCCCGCTCGGTCGGCTCTGCCTGGAATCGGACGTGATTTCCCTGCATGCGAGCCTCGGCGCGGAGTCGCGCCACCTGATCAACCGCGCCATGATCGGCCTGATGAAGCCCACGGCCATCCTGCTCAACACGGCCCGCGGCGGCCTGATCGACGAGGCGGCGCTGGTCGAGGCCCTTATAGAGCGCCGCCTGTTCGGTGCCGGGCTGGATGTCTTCGAACGGGAGCCGCCGGGAGCCGACAACCTGCTGATGCAGGCCCCGGGAGTCGTCATGACCGATCATACCGCCTGGTATTCCGAGCAGTCGGTCGCCGATCTCCAGCGTTCCGCGGCCGAGGAGATCGCCCGGGTGTTCGGTGGCGGCAAGCCCCTCAACTGGGTCAATCCCTGGCAGGACGGCGCCTGA
- a CDS encoding SEL1-like repeat protein, with the protein MPIPSRWCSISVVLSLMIPAVSLLAPVSASARAAETVAVLDAMETGTVPHSAVDALLARAGAGDAEAAEVAGRLYDRGIGVRWDPPTALRWYTAAALDGSAPAARDAQRLWRGMPPVSQRRAEALLAQAFTDAQLASVGIGPVKRPATRRSWMTHLEAAGIPSLPPPAGQALPAALPVSVPAAAAVTRAPAALAAPAVPAPAPPPADAAGLQIPRPQMKPALPGVGRVSVSAAAKPLIPAFKPKR; encoded by the coding sequence ATGCCCATCCCTTCGCGCTGGTGCTCGATTTCCGTCGTGCTTTCGCTGATGATCCCGGCGGTTTCCTTGCTTGCCCCGGTTTCCGCCTCGGCGCGGGCCGCCGAGACCGTGGCGGTTCTCGACGCCATGGAGACCGGGACGGTACCGCACTCCGCAGTGGACGCCCTCCTGGCGAGAGCCGGCGCGGGCGACGCGGAAGCGGCCGAGGTGGCGGGCCGGCTGTACGACCGGGGCATCGGCGTGAGATGGGATCCGCCCACGGCATTGCGCTGGTACACCGCCGCCGCCCTGGACGGCTCCGCTCCGGCCGCGCGCGATGCCCAGAGACTCTGGCGCGGCATGCCGCCGGTCAGCCAGCGCCGGGCCGAGGCGCTGCTGGCCCAGGCCTTCACCGACGCGCAGCTGGCTTCGGTCGGCATCGGCCCGGTCAAGCGGCCGGCGACGCGGCGAAGCTGGATGACCCATCTGGAAGCCGCCGGGATCCCCTCCCTTCCTCCGCCGGCCGGCCAAGCGTTGCCGGCCGCCTTGCCGGTGTCGGTTCCGGCCGCCGCCGCGGTGACCCGGGCGCCGGCCGCCCTGGCGGCTCCAGCGGTGCCGGCTCCCGCTCCGCCCCCGGCCGATGCGGCGGGATTGCAGATCCCCCGACCCCAGATGAAACCCGCCTTGCCCGGCGTCGGACGGGTCTCGGTCTCGGCAGCGGCGAAACCTCTCATTCCGGCGTTCAAGCCGAAACGTTGA